In a single window of the Nicotiana tomentosiformis chromosome 8, ASM39032v3, whole genome shotgun sequence genome:
- the LOC104114052 gene encoding peptidyl-prolyl cis-trans isomerase CYP57 isoform X3, whose translation MSSVYVLEPPTKGKVVLNTTYGPLDIELWPKEAPKAVRNFVQLCLEGYYDNTIFHRVIKSFLVQGGDPTGTGTGGESIYGGVFPDEFHSRLRFKHRGLVACAGAGSPNSNASQFFMTLDRCDFLDKKHTIFGKVSGDSIYNLITLGEVETGKDDRPVDPPPKILSVEVLWNPFEDIVPRAKLAKALPSEVTTEKKNAKHKATKKLNLLSFGEEAEEEEKELAAVSTRIRSSHDVLDDPRLLKEGKHDQALDSNEGKSTRDVQLTIREALGSKKEASSKESEAGFHESLDNSDEDEAGFDARMRQQILKRRKELGDPPPKQKLLRENGNARNRSPSPPSRSDAEHDDDRPKVDKLALKRKGIGSEARAERMANADTDLQLLSGPERERQLLKQKRRGRKGHEEDVLAKLEKFKSGLFAKANGSTNAVKEEELSDWAAVTLKFAPEPGKDKMSRTEDPNDYVVHDPLLEKGKEKFNKMMAKQKRREREWAGKSLT comes from the exons ATGTCGTCAGTGTACGTATTGGAACCGCCGACGAAGGGAAAAGTTGTACTCAACACGACGTATGGGCCCTTAGATATAGAACTATGGCCAAAAGAAGCACCAAAAGCTGTAAGGAATTTCGTTCAATTGTGTCTCGAAGGTTACTATGACAATACCATTTTTCATCGTGTCATCAAATCTTTCCTTGTTCAAGGTGGTGACCCTACCGGCACTGGCACTG GTGGTGAAAGCATATATGGTGGTGTGTTTCCTGATGAATTTCACTCCCGTTTAAGATTCAAACACAGGGGTTTGGTGGCATGTGCTGGTGCAGGCTCACCAAATTCAAATGCGAGTCAATTCTTTATGACTTTGGATCGTTGCGATTTTCTCGACAAGAAGCATACAATTTTTGGAAAA GTAAGTGGGGATTCAATATATAATCTTATAACATTGGGTGAAGTTGAAACTGGCAAGGATGATCGGCCTGTGGATCCTCCACCTAAGATACTATCTGTAGAG GTATTATGGAACCCTTTTGAGGATATTGTCCCAAGAGCGAAGCTTGCAAAAGCTTTACCTTCTGAAGTAACAACTGAgaagaaaaatgcaaagcataaAGCTACTAA AAAGTTGAACTTGCTTTCATTTGGAGAAGAAGCAGAAGAGGAGGAGAAAGAGCTTGCAGCTGTGAGTACAAGGATAAGAAGCAGTCATGATGTCTTGGATGATCCACGTCTGCTGAAGGAAGGAAAACATGATCAAGCTTTG GACTCAAATGAAGGAAAATCGACAAGGGATGTTCAGTTGACAATCAGAGAAGCTTTGGGATCAAAGAAAGAAGCGTCTAGTAAAGAATCAGAAGCTGGTTTTCATGAATCCCTTGATAACAGTGATGAAGACGAGGCTGGCTTTGATGCACGTATGCGTCAGCAGATACTAAAAAGGAGGAAGGAGCTTGGCGATCCACCGCCCAAACAAAAGTTGCTCAGAG AGAATGGTAATGCAAGAAATCGTTCGCCATCTCCTCCAAG TAGGTCTGATGCTGAACATGACGATGACCGGCCAAAAGTGGATAAGTTGGCTCTTAAGAGAAAAGGAATAGGCTCTGAAGCGAGGGCTGAACGTATGGCCAATGCAGATACAGACTTACAGTTGTTGTCTGGCCCTGAACGAGAAAGACAGCTGCTAAAGCAAAAAAGACGAGGACGAAAAGGACACGAGGAAGAC GTGCTGGCAAAACTGGAGAAGTTTAAGTCTGGACTTTTTGCTAAAGCCAATGGATCTACTAATGCTGTCAAGGAGGAAGAGTTATCCGATTGGGCAGCAGTTACACTAAAATTCGCTCCTGAACCTGGAAAG GATAAAATGTCTCGTACTGAGGACCCCAACGATTATGTGGTACACGATCCTCTACTGGAGAAAGGAAAAGAGAAGTTCAATAAAATGATGGCCAAGCAAAAGCGACGAGAAAGGGAATGGGCCGGCAAATCTCTTACTTGA
- the LOC104114052 gene encoding peptidyl-prolyl cis-trans isomerase CYP57 isoform X4: MSSVYVLEPPTKGKVVLNTTYGPLDIELWPKEAPKAVRNFVQLCLEGYYDNTIFHRVIKSFLVQGGDPTGTGTGGESIYGGVFPDEFHSRLRFKHRGLVACAGAGSPNSNASQFFMTLDRCDFLDKKHTIFGKVSGDSIYNLITLGEVETGKDDRPVDPPPKILSVEVLWNPFEDIVPRAKLAKALPSEVTTEKKNAKHKATKKLNLLSFGEEAEEEEKELAAVSTRIRSSHDVLDDPRLLKEGKHDQALDSNEGKSTRDVQLTIREALGSKKEASSKESEAGFHESLDNSDEDEAGFDARMRQQILKRRKELGDPPPKQKLLRENGNARNRSPSPPRSDAEHDDDRPKVDKLALKRKGIGSEARAERMANADTDLQLLSGPERERQLLKQKRRGRKGHEEDVLAKLEKFKSGLFAKANGSTNAVKEEELSDWAAVTLKFAPEPGKDKMSRTEDPNDYVVHDPLLEKGKEKFNKMMAKQKRREREWAGKSLT, from the exons ATGTCGTCAGTGTACGTATTGGAACCGCCGACGAAGGGAAAAGTTGTACTCAACACGACGTATGGGCCCTTAGATATAGAACTATGGCCAAAAGAAGCACCAAAAGCTGTAAGGAATTTCGTTCAATTGTGTCTCGAAGGTTACTATGACAATACCATTTTTCATCGTGTCATCAAATCTTTCCTTGTTCAAGGTGGTGACCCTACCGGCACTGGCACTG GTGGTGAAAGCATATATGGTGGTGTGTTTCCTGATGAATTTCACTCCCGTTTAAGATTCAAACACAGGGGTTTGGTGGCATGTGCTGGTGCAGGCTCACCAAATTCAAATGCGAGTCAATTCTTTATGACTTTGGATCGTTGCGATTTTCTCGACAAGAAGCATACAATTTTTGGAAAA GTAAGTGGGGATTCAATATATAATCTTATAACATTGGGTGAAGTTGAAACTGGCAAGGATGATCGGCCTGTGGATCCTCCACCTAAGATACTATCTGTAGAG GTATTATGGAACCCTTTTGAGGATATTGTCCCAAGAGCGAAGCTTGCAAAAGCTTTACCTTCTGAAGTAACAACTGAgaagaaaaatgcaaagcataaAGCTACTAA AAAGTTGAACTTGCTTTCATTTGGAGAAGAAGCAGAAGAGGAGGAGAAAGAGCTTGCAGCTGTGAGTACAAGGATAAGAAGCAGTCATGATGTCTTGGATGATCCACGTCTGCTGAAGGAAGGAAAACATGATCAAGCTTTG GACTCAAATGAAGGAAAATCGACAAGGGATGTTCAGTTGACAATCAGAGAAGCTTTGGGATCAAAGAAAGAAGCGTCTAGTAAAGAATCAGAAGCTGGTTTTCATGAATCCCTTGATAACAGTGATGAAGACGAGGCTGGCTTTGATGCACGTATGCGTCAGCAGATACTAAAAAGGAGGAAGGAGCTTGGCGATCCACCGCCCAAACAAAAGTTGCTCAGAG AGAATGGTAATGCAAGAAATCGTTCGCCATCTCCTCCAAG GTCTGATGCTGAACATGACGATGACCGGCCAAAAGTGGATAAGTTGGCTCTTAAGAGAAAAGGAATAGGCTCTGAAGCGAGGGCTGAACGTATGGCCAATGCAGATACAGACTTACAGTTGTTGTCTGGCCCTGAACGAGAAAGACAGCTGCTAAAGCAAAAAAGACGAGGACGAAAAGGACACGAGGAAGAC GTGCTGGCAAAACTGGAGAAGTTTAAGTCTGGACTTTTTGCTAAAGCCAATGGATCTACTAATGCTGTCAAGGAGGAAGAGTTATCCGATTGGGCAGCAGTTACACTAAAATTCGCTCCTGAACCTGGAAAG GATAAAATGTCTCGTACTGAGGACCCCAACGATTATGTGGTACACGATCCTCTACTGGAGAAAGGAAAAGAGAAGTTCAATAAAATGATGGCCAAGCAAAAGCGACGAGAAAGGGAATGGGCCGGCAAATCTCTTACTTGA
- the LOC104114052 gene encoding peptidyl-prolyl cis-trans isomerase CYP57 isoform X2: MSSVYVLEPPTKGKVVLNTTYGPLDIELWPKEAPKAVRNFVQLCLEGYYDNTIFHRVIKSFLVQGGDPTGTGTGGESIYGGVFPDEFHSRLRFKHRGLVACAGAGSPNSNASQFFMTLDRCDFLDKKHTIFGKVSGDSIYNLITLGEVETGKDDRPVDPPPKILSVEVLWNPFEDIVPRAKLAKALPSEVTTEKKNAKHKATKKLNLLSFGEEAEEEEKELAAVSTRIRSSHDVLDDPRLLKEGKHDQALDSNEGKSTRDVQLTIREALGSKKEASSKESEAGFHESLDNSDEDEAGFDARMRQQILKRRKELGDPPPKQKLLRENGNARNRSPSPPRCRSDAEHDDDRPKVDKLALKRKGIGSEARAERMANADTDLQLLSGPERERQLLKQKRRGRKGHEEDVLAKLEKFKSGLFAKANGSTNAVKEEELSDWAAVTLKFAPEPGKDKMSRTEDPNDYVVHDPLLEKGKEKFNKMMAKQKRREREWAGKSLT, from the exons ATGTCGTCAGTGTACGTATTGGAACCGCCGACGAAGGGAAAAGTTGTACTCAACACGACGTATGGGCCCTTAGATATAGAACTATGGCCAAAAGAAGCACCAAAAGCTGTAAGGAATTTCGTTCAATTGTGTCTCGAAGGTTACTATGACAATACCATTTTTCATCGTGTCATCAAATCTTTCCTTGTTCAAGGTGGTGACCCTACCGGCACTGGCACTG GTGGTGAAAGCATATATGGTGGTGTGTTTCCTGATGAATTTCACTCCCGTTTAAGATTCAAACACAGGGGTTTGGTGGCATGTGCTGGTGCAGGCTCACCAAATTCAAATGCGAGTCAATTCTTTATGACTTTGGATCGTTGCGATTTTCTCGACAAGAAGCATACAATTTTTGGAAAA GTAAGTGGGGATTCAATATATAATCTTATAACATTGGGTGAAGTTGAAACTGGCAAGGATGATCGGCCTGTGGATCCTCCACCTAAGATACTATCTGTAGAG GTATTATGGAACCCTTTTGAGGATATTGTCCCAAGAGCGAAGCTTGCAAAAGCTTTACCTTCTGAAGTAACAACTGAgaagaaaaatgcaaagcataaAGCTACTAA AAAGTTGAACTTGCTTTCATTTGGAGAAGAAGCAGAAGAGGAGGAGAAAGAGCTTGCAGCTGTGAGTACAAGGATAAGAAGCAGTCATGATGTCTTGGATGATCCACGTCTGCTGAAGGAAGGAAAACATGATCAAGCTTTG GACTCAAATGAAGGAAAATCGACAAGGGATGTTCAGTTGACAATCAGAGAAGCTTTGGGATCAAAGAAAGAAGCGTCTAGTAAAGAATCAGAAGCTGGTTTTCATGAATCCCTTGATAACAGTGATGAAGACGAGGCTGGCTTTGATGCACGTATGCGTCAGCAGATACTAAAAAGGAGGAAGGAGCTTGGCGATCCACCGCCCAAACAAAAGTTGCTCAGAG AGAATGGTAATGCAAGAAATCGTTCGCCATCTCCTCCAAGGTGCAG GTCTGATGCTGAACATGACGATGACCGGCCAAAAGTGGATAAGTTGGCTCTTAAGAGAAAAGGAATAGGCTCTGAAGCGAGGGCTGAACGTATGGCCAATGCAGATACAGACTTACAGTTGTTGTCTGGCCCTGAACGAGAAAGACAGCTGCTAAAGCAAAAAAGACGAGGACGAAAAGGACACGAGGAAGAC GTGCTGGCAAAACTGGAGAAGTTTAAGTCTGGACTTTTTGCTAAAGCCAATGGATCTACTAATGCTGTCAAGGAGGAAGAGTTATCCGATTGGGCAGCAGTTACACTAAAATTCGCTCCTGAACCTGGAAAG GATAAAATGTCTCGTACTGAGGACCCCAACGATTATGTGGTACACGATCCTCTACTGGAGAAAGGAAAAGAGAAGTTCAATAAAATGATGGCCAAGCAAAAGCGACGAGAAAGGGAATGGGCCGGCAAATCTCTTACTTGA
- the LOC104114052 gene encoding peptidyl-prolyl cis-trans isomerase CYP57 isoform X1 produces the protein MSSVYVLEPPTKGKVVLNTTYGPLDIELWPKEAPKAVRNFVQLCLEGYYDNTIFHRVIKSFLVQGGDPTGTGTGGESIYGGVFPDEFHSRLRFKHRGLVACAGAGSPNSNASQFFMTLDRCDFLDKKHTIFGKVSGDSIYNLITLGEVETGKDDRPVDPPPKILSVEVLWNPFEDIVPRAKLAKALPSEVTTEKKNAKHKATKKLNLLSFGEEAEEEEKELAAVSTRIRSSHDVLDDPRLLKEGKHDQALDSNEGKSTRDVQLTIREALGSKKEASSKESEAGFHESLDNSDEDEAGFDARMRQQILKRRKELGDPPPKQKLLRENGNARNRSPSPPRCSRSDAEHDDDRPKVDKLALKRKGIGSEARAERMANADTDLQLLSGPERERQLLKQKRRGRKGHEEDVLAKLEKFKSGLFAKANGSTNAVKEEELSDWAAVTLKFAPEPGKDKMSRTEDPNDYVVHDPLLEKGKEKFNKMMAKQKRREREWAGKSLT, from the exons ATGTCGTCAGTGTACGTATTGGAACCGCCGACGAAGGGAAAAGTTGTACTCAACACGACGTATGGGCCCTTAGATATAGAACTATGGCCAAAAGAAGCACCAAAAGCTGTAAGGAATTTCGTTCAATTGTGTCTCGAAGGTTACTATGACAATACCATTTTTCATCGTGTCATCAAATCTTTCCTTGTTCAAGGTGGTGACCCTACCGGCACTGGCACTG GTGGTGAAAGCATATATGGTGGTGTGTTTCCTGATGAATTTCACTCCCGTTTAAGATTCAAACACAGGGGTTTGGTGGCATGTGCTGGTGCAGGCTCACCAAATTCAAATGCGAGTCAATTCTTTATGACTTTGGATCGTTGCGATTTTCTCGACAAGAAGCATACAATTTTTGGAAAA GTAAGTGGGGATTCAATATATAATCTTATAACATTGGGTGAAGTTGAAACTGGCAAGGATGATCGGCCTGTGGATCCTCCACCTAAGATACTATCTGTAGAG GTATTATGGAACCCTTTTGAGGATATTGTCCCAAGAGCGAAGCTTGCAAAAGCTTTACCTTCTGAAGTAACAACTGAgaagaaaaatgcaaagcataaAGCTACTAA AAAGTTGAACTTGCTTTCATTTGGAGAAGAAGCAGAAGAGGAGGAGAAAGAGCTTGCAGCTGTGAGTACAAGGATAAGAAGCAGTCATGATGTCTTGGATGATCCACGTCTGCTGAAGGAAGGAAAACATGATCAAGCTTTG GACTCAAATGAAGGAAAATCGACAAGGGATGTTCAGTTGACAATCAGAGAAGCTTTGGGATCAAAGAAAGAAGCGTCTAGTAAAGAATCAGAAGCTGGTTTTCATGAATCCCTTGATAACAGTGATGAAGACGAGGCTGGCTTTGATGCACGTATGCGTCAGCAGATACTAAAAAGGAGGAAGGAGCTTGGCGATCCACCGCCCAAACAAAAGTTGCTCAGAG AGAATGGTAATGCAAGAAATCGTTCGCCATCTCCTCCAAGGTGCAG TAGGTCTGATGCTGAACATGACGATGACCGGCCAAAAGTGGATAAGTTGGCTCTTAAGAGAAAAGGAATAGGCTCTGAAGCGAGGGCTGAACGTATGGCCAATGCAGATACAGACTTACAGTTGTTGTCTGGCCCTGAACGAGAAAGACAGCTGCTAAAGCAAAAAAGACGAGGACGAAAAGGACACGAGGAAGAC GTGCTGGCAAAACTGGAGAAGTTTAAGTCTGGACTTTTTGCTAAAGCCAATGGATCTACTAATGCTGTCAAGGAGGAAGAGTTATCCGATTGGGCAGCAGTTACACTAAAATTCGCTCCTGAACCTGGAAAG GATAAAATGTCTCGTACTGAGGACCCCAACGATTATGTGGTACACGATCCTCTACTGGAGAAAGGAAAAGAGAAGTTCAATAAAATGATGGCCAAGCAAAAGCGACGAGAAAGGGAATGGGCCGGCAAATCTCTTACTTGA